One Nostoc sp. UHCC 0302 DNA window includes the following coding sequences:
- a CDS encoding response regulator: MSNHPPATILHVDDNETTRYIVTRMLRNEGFIVMEAATGEAGLQLVASHPPDLIVLDVKLPDISGFEVCQRIKSNPATAFIPVLHLSASYIESKDKAQGLNSGADGYLVHPVESIELIATVKSLLRIRQAEESALALARQWQITFDSISDGVGLLDKEGRFVRCNTTMMSLLQKPLSEIIGGLHQEVTQTLVGSIDATPFTKTQETRHRESLEVQSGSSWFSVTIDPIFDQAGFTGAVYILADITDRRRAEEALRFLAEASTVMASSLDYETTLTNIANLAVSQIADWCIIDMVEDDGLVHRLAVSHRDAAKAELARELARSYPLNSKAIAGMPKVIRTGIPEVANEISENLLLEYARDEEHLQLLQSLGIHSLIMLPLIVNGQVIGAMALISDQADCSYSTADLTFAQDLARRVALAVDNARLYREAQNTNRMKDEFLATLSHELRSPLNAMLGWIRLLNTRNFDEVTKTRAMETIERSAKSQAQLVEDLLDVSRIIQGKLRLNVRPIELSSVIEAAIETVRPAIQAKEIQFQVVLDPKAGPVAGDSDRLQQVVWNLLSNAIKFTPKGGDVIVRLEPVNSHVEITVKDTGQGINSEFVPYVFDRFRQADSSITRVYSGLGLGLAIVRHLVELHGGTVMADSQGVGHGATFKVKLPLIPAQVRANSILRVHPTVKSEVLLDNLPSLNGVRVLIVDDETDSRDFLFATLEQYGADVTAVASASEALAGMIKMKLDVLISDIGMPFEDGYSLIRKVRRLTKEQGGQIPAIALTAYARPEDRMRAIAAGFQMHVPKPVEPAELATVVASLTGRTGQFI, translated from the coding sequence ATGTCTAACCATCCACCAGCCACTATTTTGCACGTAGACGATAACGAAACTACCCGTTACATTGTGACGCGGATGCTGCGAAATGAAGGGTTTATTGTGATGGAAGCAGCTACAGGTGAAGCCGGATTGCAATTAGTTGCTTCTCACCCCCCAGACTTAATTGTCTTGGACGTGAAACTTCCTGATATCAGTGGATTTGAGGTTTGCCAAAGAATTAAATCTAATCCAGCTACTGCCTTTATTCCTGTACTTCATCTCTCCGCCAGTTATATCGAAAGCAAGGACAAGGCACAGGGGCTAAATAGTGGTGCAGATGGCTATCTTGTGCATCCTGTCGAATCGATAGAGTTGATTGCAACAGTGAAATCTCTACTTCGTATCCGGCAGGCTGAAGAGTCAGCTTTGGCTTTAGCGCGGCAGTGGCAAATTACATTCGATTCTATCAGTGATGGCGTTGGTTTACTGGATAAAGAAGGTAGATTTGTTCGATGTAACACAACAATGATGTCGCTTTTGCAAAAACCGTTGAGTGAGATTATCGGTGGTTTACACCAAGAGGTGACGCAAACGCTAGTTGGTTCCATTGATGCTACACCCTTTACAAAAACTCAGGAAACTCGTCATCGCGAGAGCCTAGAGGTACAGTCTGGTAGCTCTTGGTTTTCGGTAACTATAGACCCGATATTTGATCAAGCTGGATTTACAGGTGCTGTTTACATCCTCGCTGACATCACAGACCGCAGACGTGCAGAAGAAGCCCTGCGTTTTCTGGCGGAAGCTAGTACTGTAATGGCTAGCTCACTTGATTATGAAACTACACTAACTAATATCGCTAACTTGGCAGTATCGCAGATTGCTGATTGGTGCATCATCGATATGGTTGAAGATGACGGGTTGGTTCATCGCTTAGCTGTTAGCCATCGAGATGCAGCAAAGGCAGAACTGGCGAGGGAGTTAGCACGTAGCTACCCGCTAAACTCAAAGGCGATCGCTGGAATGCCAAAGGTAATCCGAACTGGAATCCCAGAGGTAGCAAATGAAATTTCTGAGAATTTACTGCTGGAATATGCTAGGGATGAAGAGCATTTACAACTTCTCCAGAGTTTAGGAATCCACTCTTTGATCATGCTGCCGCTGATTGTTAACGGGCAAGTTATTGGGGCAATGGCTTTGATAAGTGATCAAGCAGATTGTTCTTACTCAACAGCCGATTTAACTTTTGCCCAAGACTTAGCGCGGCGTGTGGCTTTAGCTGTAGATAATGCCAGGCTTTACCGCGAAGCTCAAAATACTAATCGCATGAAGGATGAGTTTTTGGCAACACTTTCGCACGAGTTGCGATCGCCTTTAAATGCAATGCTTGGTTGGATTCGGTTACTCAATACCCGCAACTTTGATGAAGTGACAAAAACGCGGGCGATGGAGACAATTGAGCGCAGTGCCAAATCACAAGCGCAGTTAGTTGAAGATTTACTCGATGTCTCTCGAATTATTCAAGGTAAGCTGCGCTTGAATGTCCGCCCAATTGAACTAAGTTCAGTGATTGAGGCAGCAATTGAGACGGTGCGTCCCGCTATTCAAGCCAAGGAAATTCAATTCCAAGTTGTACTTGATCCAAAAGCTGGCCCAGTTGCAGGTGATTCTGACCGTTTGCAACAAGTTGTGTGGAATTTGTTATCAAATGCCATTAAGTTCACACCCAAGGGTGGAGATGTGATTGTGCGCTTAGAACCAGTAAATTCCCATGTGGAAATTACAGTTAAAGATACTGGTCAAGGCATTAATTCTGAGTTTGTTCCCTATGTTTTTGATCGGTTTCGCCAAGCTGATAGTTCAATCACCAGAGTTTACAGTGGGCTAGGGCTTGGCTTAGCAATTGTGCGCCATTTGGTAGAACTACACGGTGGTACAGTCATGGCTGACAGTCAAGGTGTGGGACACGGAGCCACTTTTAAAGTGAAGTTACCCCTGATCCCTGCTCAGGTTCGAGCCAATTCCATCTTGCGAGTCCACCCAACCGTTAAATCAGAAGTGCTTCTGGACAACCTGCCATCGCTCAATGGCGTACGAGTTTTAATTGTCGATGACGAGACAGATTCTCGCGACTTTCTCTTTGCAACTTTAGAACAGTATGGGGCAGATGTCACCGCCGTAGCTTCAGCCAGCGAAGCACTGGCAGGCATGATCAAAATGAAGCTAGATGTTTTAATCAGTGATATCGGGATGCCATTTGAAGACGGCTACAGCTTGATTCGTAAGGTGCGGCGATTGACAAAAGAGCAAGGCGGACAGATTCCGGCGATCGCCCTGACAGCTTATGCAAGACCTGAAGACCGGATGCGAGCGATCGCGGCTGGCTTTCAGATGCACGTTCCTAAGCCTGTGGAGCCAGCTGAATTAGCGACAGTCGTAGCAAGTCTCACAGGAAGAACTGGGCAATTTATTTAA